DNA from Lactobacillus johnsonii:
ATTGGTCACGTCTGTAGTAAGCCGTGTTACCAGGCTGGCACTGGAAAACTTATCAATATTGTTAAAAGAAAAATCTTGGATATGATAAAACATATCTTTTCTTAAATTAGCCGCAAAGCCTGCTGCTGCGTGTGCAGAAACATAACTGGCACTCGCACCCAAAGTTAAAGAAATTAAGGTTAGCACAAAGAGAATTAGGCCCCACTTATTGATATAGCCCATATTTCCTTTCATAATTCCCCTATCAATTAGAATACCAACCAAGTATGGGATCAACATTTCAATTAAAGCTTCACCTGCAACTAGGACTGGGGAAGTCAACGACAATTTTTTGTATTGTCTAATTGACTTACGTAACACATTAACCATATAAAACCCCCGTTCTTTACTTAAAAAAGATAAAAATAAATAGACGCCTCGCGCCGTCTATTCACTCCCCTAACAAATAAATTATTTGTTATCTTTATTTATACTGTAGACTAATTTAAATAAATAGTCACGTTTTTAATTTCGACGATTTTGTCTTCTAGCGGCAATTTCATTTTGACGCTTAATTTGCAATGGATCAACAACATGGTACTTTTGACGGAACCATCTGCGAACAAAGAAAGCAATTACCGCTAACACAATGTAAACCCATGGGTTCAATACAGGGTTAATCACCCGCACAAATGGCATTGATGTAAATGTAATCCAAACCATTATGATTCCGACTAAAAATACACCTATCAAAATAATTTGCCACATTGGTGGACGTTTACTTTTATCCCTAATAATTAAATCATTGTAGTATGCCATTAAAATACCAAATAAAATTGTAACTGATGCAACAGTTAAAATACCCATTTGTTGCATACCATCTTGTTGCTTAGAACTGTTGGAAAATAGTTGAACTACACCAAAGAATCCAGCAAAGATAACAAAGTACAACAACCCATTATCTACGGCATGCATCCAAAACTTAGTCTTAGGTGCTTCTTTTTTAGGATTAGCAATTTCGATTGCTTTTTCTCTTGGAGCTTTTTGATATAAATTAGATGCTGGAATTCCTTTACGTTGCGCAACAATAATTTCTGGCAAAATTTGATCAATTGCTGGCTCTACTTGATCCATAGTATAGTTTTGATCTTCTGTCAAAAACTTCTCCAAACGAAAAATGTAATCTTGGTTTTTATTACTTAACTTATTACGTAATTCTTTCGGAGACATCTTTTTAATCTCTTCATCACGAGCATTTTGTTCATGTGCCTTTTTTAATTTTTCTTGTTGCGCATTACCTGCTGTTGAGTTCTTGGCAGCTTCAGTATTTTCACTTTTATTTTGATCTTTTGGATCCATTCAAAAAACTCCTAAACATTAAATCTAAATTCAATAATATCGCCGTCTTGAACTACATAGTCTTTTCCTTCAAGACGAAGCTTTCCAGCCTCTTTAACTTTTTGCATGGTTTCAAGTTCATTTAAATCATCAAATGAAACAACTTCTGCTCGAATAAATCCACGTTCAAAGTCTGAGTGAATAACACCGGCAACTTGTGGTGCTTTCATGCCTTCATGGAAAGTCCATGCACGAGTTTCAGGACCACCAGCAGTAAAGAAAGTACGGAGGCCTAAAATGTGGTAAGCAGCCTTAATCAAGCGATCAAGTCCAGACTCTTCAACGCCTTCCATTTCAAGAAATTCTTTTCTTTCATCTTCATCCATTGAAGCAATTTCTTCTTCAGTAGCTGCACTAATTCCTAAGGCCTCTGCATTTTCACTTTCAGCATGCTTTTTAACGATTTGGTAGTACTTATCGCTTTCTGGATCAGCCATTGAACTTTCAGCAATATTAGCAACATAAATAACTGGTTTAGAAGTAAGTAAGAATAATCCCTTAACGATCTTTTGTTCATCTTCATTAAAGTCAATTGAGCGAGCAGCCTTACCTTCTTCAAGAACTGGCTTTAATTTATTTAAAACAGCTAATTCAGCTTTAGCTTCCTTATCGCCTTGTTGAGCAACCTTTTGTACTTTTCCAATTCTACGGTTAACTGCATCTAAGTCCGCAATTGCTAACTCCAGATTAATTGTGTTGATATCTTCTTCTGGATCAACCTTACCAGTAACTGAAGTAATGTTGTCATCATCAAAAGCACGAACAACGTGAACAATTGCATCAGTTTGGCGGATATTTTCAAGGAACTTATTTCCAAGTCCTTCACCTTTTGATGCACCTTTTACCAAACCAGCAATATCAGTAAATTCAAATGTAGTATGAACAATCTTCTTAGCTGGAATTAATTCTTGAATACGAGCTAGACGACTATCTGGAACTTCAACCATCCCCACATTTGGCTCGATTGTGGCAAATGGATAGTTTGCCATTTCGGCACCAGCTTTAGTAATCGCGTTAAACAAAGTAGATTTACCTATATTTGGTAATCCAACAATACCTGCAGTTAATGACATAATTTTCTCCTCTTAATTGATTTTATTCAAAGTGTGGCACAGCAATATTTTCCTTAGGAACGTAATGTTCCTCTTTTAAGTTAACAGGATCATTTGCTGCATGCAGCACTTTTTTTAATTTTTTATTGAATTCTGCTCGAGGCATCATAATTAAATGACCACACCTTAAGCACTTAATGCGAATGTCTGCACCCATTCGCAAGATTTCCCACTTGTTTTCACCACATGCATGTGGTTTTTTCATCTGTACTACATCGCCCAAATGATACATGAAAAATCAACTCCTATTAATTATTTATCTAAATTAATTCCTAGTAAATCCAAAATTCGATTTAATTCATCCGTTGATGCAAAATCAATAGCTAAATGACCATTTCCTTTTTTGCCTTCGGTAATATTTACACTAGTACCAAATTTATCAGTTAATTGAGACTCAGTAGCCCGAATGAAAGCAGATTTTTTAATAGACTTTTTCTTGGGTTTCTTTTCTTTTTCGTTCAATTTAGCTACTAATGACTCTAATTGACGAACTGTAATTCCATTCTTAACTACTTTTCTGGCCAAGTCATCAATACTATCTTTATCTTTCAACCCAAGTAATGTTCTTGCTTGCCCCATTGACAACTCTCCTCTTTGAAGGAGACGTTTAGTTTTTTGAGGCAAAGTAAGGAGGCGAAGATAATTAGCAATATATGGGCGAGATTTTCCTAATCTTTTAGAAACTTCTGCTTGAGTTAATCCTAAATTCTTTTGCAGCATCTCATAAGCTTGCGCTTCTTCCAATGGTGTTAAATCTTCACGTTGCAAGTTTTCTAAAACTGCAACTTCCATCATTTGTGCCTCATCAAATTCTCGAATGATGGCTGGAATTGTTTTCTTCTTAGCTAACTTAGAAGCACGAAAACGACGTTCACCGGCAATAATTTCGTAACCATTAACTGATTTACGAATAATAATTGGTTGGAAAACCCCATTTTCCTTAATCGATTCAGAAAGTTCCTTTAAGCTTTTATTATCAAACGTTTTTCTTGGTTGATAAGGATTTGGTCTAATTTCATCTAAAGAGATTTCCGTAATCTCCTCAGTTTCTTGAACTTGTGGGGTCTCATCAAATAAAGCTTCTAAGCCTCGTCCAAGACCACGTTTTTTAGGTTCTTTAGAGTTTTTTACCATGAGCTTTCAACACCTCTTTTGCTAGAGAATCATATACTTGGGAACCACGAGATTTTGGAGCATATTCCGTAATTGGTTTACCATAACTTGGAGCTTCAGCTAACTTGGTAATTCGCGGAATAATTGTCTTATAAACTTTTTTATTAAAGTAAGATTGAACTTCTTTAACAACTTCTGCTCCTAAATTAGTTCTAGCATCCAGCATGGTTAGCAATACACCTTCCACACCCAAATTCTTATTAAAGTGCTTTTGGACTAAGCGAATTGTATTCAATAACTGGCTTAAGCCTTCCATTGCATAATATTCACTTTGAACTGGGATCAAAATCGAATCTGAAGCAGTAAAAGCATTAATTGAGAGCTGACCTAAAGATGGAGGACAATCGATAAAAATAAAGTCATATTCATGGCTAACTTCATCGATTCCCTGCTTCAATCTCGTTTCACGTGCCATCATTGATGTTAATTCCATCTCAGCACCAGCTAATTGAATAGTAGCAGGAACTGCATCTAAATTTTTAGTTTCGGTATGATGAATGGTTTCAGATAAAGGAATTTCATCAATTAAAACATTATAGATGTCTTTATCTACAGTTGACTTTTCAATACCTAAACCGGAAGTTGCATTTCCTTGGGGATCAATATCAACTATTAGAACTTTATAACCATGATTTGTAATGCTGGCACCTAAATTAATCGTTGTCGTTGTTTTACCAACGCCACCTTTTTGGTTAGCAACCGAAATAATTTGAACCATATTTACTCCCTTTGCCTACTTTTTAAGCAATTCAATAGTAATTTTATAGGAATCACCCTTTTTATCTTCTTTATATTTCACGGTCATTCCTGAATCTTTTGCCATCTTAATTGCTTTTTTAATTGTATTTATTTGTACTTTAAAATCATTAGCTGTCCGAACTTGAACTTTCTTCTTAGGCTTTTTAGTTTGTTCAGACTTATTCTCTTCGAGCTCTTCTTCTTTTTCCTTTTCTTGAGCAGCAAAATAACCATCCAGATCTTTTACCATCTCTTCAGTTTCTTTTACAGTTAAACCACTCTTAATAATCTCGCTAACAGCAGTATCTTGATCTTCTTCATTCAAAACTAAAAGTGCACGCCCATGACGTTGAGAAATCTTTTTATCAATTAAGAAGCCTTGTACTTTAGGTGTTAACTTGAGTAGTCTAATCTTATTAGCAATATAAGATTGGGTCTTCCCCATTTGTTCTGCCAATTCAGTTTGAGTTAAATTATTAACTTTCATCAATTGAACGTAAGCTTGTGCTTCATCAATAGGGTTAAGATTTTCACGTTGCAAATTTTCAACTAAGGCTAAAGAGGCTGCTTTTTCATCATCCATATCCTCAACAATTGCTGGAATTTTTGCCCATTTAAGTGATTGAGCAGCACGAAAACGACGTTCACCTGCAATAATTTCATATTCACCTTCTGGACCATCAGCTGGCTTACGCAAAATAATTGGTTGGAGTAAACCTTGTTCTTTTAATGTAGTAGCTAATTCCTCAATTGATTCATCACTAAAAGTATGACGGGGCTGATAGCGATTAGGCATAATTTTATCGAGTTCAATTTCTTGAACTTGCTTACTTTCAGGGATCTTTTTTTGACGATTGCCAAATAATGAAAATGCCATAAATTATTCCTCCAATTAAATTTAAAGTGGTTTTTTATTCGGTGTACCAGCTTGACGTGGATATTTCTTAGGAGTTGCCTTCATTTTTTCAACAACAATTAAAGTACGGTCATCATCTGTATCAGGAAGAGTTAATTCTTTCACATCTTCTACTTTTCCTCCTAACACATCAATGGCATGCTTAGCTTCTGCTAACTCATCTTGTGCCTTGGGTCCTTTTAGAGCAACTAAGTAACCACCAACCTTTGCTAGTGGTACACAATATTCACTTAAAACACTCATTCTTGCTACAGCACGTCCAGTTACCAAATCAAATTTTTCACGTAAGTCTTTATTTTGACCGGCATCTTCCGCACGGCTATGAACTAAAGTAACTTTATCTAAACCTAAGTCGTTTACAAGTTCATCTAAAAACTTTAATCTTTTACCCAAAGAATCAACAATAGTGATACTTAAGTTAGGACACAAGATCTTAATCGGTAAAGAAGGAAAACCTGCTCCTGCTCCAACATCACATAAAGTTTTTTCACCTTTAAATAGGTCTGGAAATTCTAAGAGTGGAGTAATGCTATCAAAGAAGTGCTTTAAGTAAACCTCATTTTTATCAGTAATTCTGGTAAGATTAACCTTTTTATTAAATTCAACTAATTTATCATAATATGTCGCAAATTGTTCTTTTTGCTTATCATTAAGTTTAAAGCCATATTTTGCGAGCTCTTTTGCAAAAATTTCTGGATTCATTTTTCACCCGTGAAACCTAGTTTCACACTCCTAATTTACCGCAATTAAAGGCGGTTAACAACACTATTATCATCATAAACTAACGTATTTAATTATGTAGTATTTTTTAAGAATCGTCAAAAAACAACAAAGTATTTAAAATATGTATTTAAATTAAAATCGATAAGCTATAATGATTAGCAAAAGGAGTTAAATGCATGATTGTTACGCTTATTGTGATTCTTTATCTCGGTTATCAAACTTATAAAGGATATCAACTGGGATTTGCTCAACGTGTTATTAATATGATTTTTGGTGCAATTGTATTTGCAGCAGCTATTTTAGGACAAAATAGTTTAGGAAATTGGTTCTATCAACAATTTTCTGGTAAGGTTGTTCCCACAACTGGCAATATTAGTCTTGAAATAATCGGTTACCGTTTCTTAGCCTTCTTTGTAATTTGGTTTATCGGTAAAATGATTTTAAAGATTTGTAAGGGTTGGCTTCCTAAACGTGATCGTACTAAAAAGGGAATCGGTAATCTATTGGACAATGTTTTAGGAGCAATAGTATCTTTTATTGCTGCTTACTTCTTAGTTTATGTAGCCTTATCAATGTGCCAGGCTTTTCAAAATCCTTGGTTTATTCAACAAACAGCTGATTCACCAATTTTACGAGTAATTATTTATAACACACCAGGCTTGTCAAATGGAGTATTTAAGACAATATTTGGTATTAGTCGAACAGTTGGTTAAAATACTCAGCAAAAATAGGATTCGGAGTTACCGAATCCTATTTTTTATACACCAATTCTTTCTATTGAATCATCATCATATACAAAGATTGCACCATAGCGACCTGCTTTATCATTTTTCCAGCCCGGAATAGGACCACCAGCAAAAAATAGTCGCTTACACTCAATTTCAGCTTGAACAGAATCACGAGTAAACAAGGTTACACCAGCCACATGAGTCTTGACGGGATATCCAGTCTTAGGATCAATAATATGGTGATATTTTTTTCCATTAATTTCTAAAAAGCGCTCATACGTCCCACTCGTTACAGCAGAACATTCATGAACAGTAGCGGTTGTTAGATTATTACCGCGTTTCTTTTTAGGATCTTGCACACCAAGAATCCATTCCCCACTGGCTCTTTTAGGAGAACTGTTTACAAATAAGACATTCCCGCCTAGATTAATGATTCCAGCTCGAACATCATAAGCACGCCATAGATCTCTAATTCTATCTGCTATATATCCTTTAGCTATTCCTCCTAAATCAAGCTCCATCCCTTTTTTAGTTAAAAAAACGGTCTGATTATCATCATCTAATCTAACATCTGCTGGATTCGTTAGAATCATCTTCTCTTTAATCTGTTCATCAGTTGGAACATGGGCTCCTTTAAAACCAATATGCCATAATTTTACAACTGGTCCAATCAGAGCATTAAAGCCAAAATTTTGTTTACTTTCATAAACAGCTAACTTAATTAGATTATACGTACTTGCAGAAACTTGTACAGGACGAATACCAGCCGCATGATTAACGTCCATTACCTCAGAATGATCTCGATTTACAGTTAACCGATCTTCATATCCAGCAATCAAATCAAAACTCTGATCCAAAATCTTTTTATTTTGGTCGCCATAAACCTGTAGCGTGATAACAGTTCCTAATCCGCGCCCAACTTTTGAAATTGGAGTTGAAGCATAATTTTGTATCATTTCGATGCCTTCTTTGGTTCTAAGTATAATTCTCTTAAACTTTGAATCATCTCATCATCAACTTTAAGAACATTTTTAATGTAATTGTCTATTCCATCATACTTCTCATCAATTAATAAAAGCGCTGTATCTAAATATTCATTTGCGACACTTGCTAAACTTCTAACATTTGCACGCAAAATTACACTACCACCCTCATCAATTATCTTTTGATTCATCTTGGCCTGATAATTTCCTAGCATTAAGTTAGAAAATAGATAATCTTGTCTGATGGTTTCCATATCAACACCCAAAAGATATAAGATCAGGACTGTAGCTAAGCCTGTACGATCTTTTCCTTCAGAGCAATGAAAGATAATAGCTCCATCTTTAGTATTAGCAAAGATATTGAGTAAACTATTAAAGGCCTTTTGAGAATATTCTTTACTAACAGAAGAATGGTACTGGTGACACATCGTCTTAAAACCAGCATATTGATCTTTAGTATAGGTCTTTTTTAATTGCAATATCTTTTGATCTGTTTCTGCACTTTGATTTCCATGAATTGGATTATCAATATGCTCAACTCCTGCTGGCACAACATCAGGAGCTAATTCAATTTCTTTAGGTGAGCGTAAATCGACGATTTTAGTTAAGCCATAATTAAGTAAAAAAGTTTCATCTTCTTTAGTCATTCGGCATAACTTCCCTGTTCTTAGAAGTCGGTGCATCTTAATTTTTCGACCATCGAAACCTACATAACCGCCTAAATCACGTGCATTAGGCACATGTTGCAGTGGTAAAATGTTTGGCCTAATCATTTTGTAATCCCTACTTTTCTAAATTTTTAAAAATAACTTTTTGTCCTGGCTCGATATGAAGAAGCAAACTGCACTCTTCATCGCAAATCCTACCAAGAATCCTTCCCTCTTTATTAGCAGGTAAATTTCTCTTAGCAATATGAATTTCGTTACTATTTAAGCCATTGCTATTGATACTAATTGTTCCCACAGGTCGATCCAAAGGCAAATCCTGCGCTTCAAATTTTGGAAGTTCACCTTCACTACGGAGTCTAACGATATCTTGAGCAAGATATAAATAATTATGCCATTGATTTTTATTGAGAAAAGTATTTTTTTCATCTACATGAAGCGTGATTGCATGGTCCTTCGTATAGCGCGCAAAAGACTTAATTGTTTCACTAGTTAGACGATCGCCAACAATGACATTATTGCAAGTAAGATCTTTCAAATTAAGAGCTGCTGCTAGTGGATATACTCCTCTTTGTGACTCAAGAGTAGTTTCTCCAGCGAAAAATGGTCCTCTTTTAGCCCCATCTCCAGATATAAAAGCCGCTGTTTCTAAATTACAATTATGAAGCCATTGGTTTTTCTCCTCAAACCACTTTTCATCCATCCCTGTTTCTGGCTGAGAATAAAAATCAAATAGAGCTCTAATATGATCAAAGTTAGCTGCTTCTTCTTTTAGATGAGTAATATCTTCTGGTTGTAAGTAAATTGCATTTAAAGATACCCACATAGTTTTAGACAATTTTGATACAAAACGCATTAATACTTGATCGTTAATTCTTAAGCCAGTCACATTAAGTGTCTTTAATTTTTCTGCATCTGCTAAATCATAGCCTAAATAATGTAAATCATCTTGTGAAACATCTGCCATAACCTTTAATTCTAGATCCTTACACCAACTAGTCAGCTGATCTAATCTTTTTAAAACTGTGTCTGCTTCATCCTTTAAGCCGGTTAATGAAGTAAAGACTTCCTTAAAACCAGCATTCCTCATTCCAAGCAAATAATTATGATCATCTGCAGTCAAATCTTTATCTAAATAAACTGAAAAACCGAGCATCTAAATCTCTCTTTTCTAAGCTTTGTGAAAATGCTTTCTTTCATTAAAATAATAAACTTTAATGACAAAAAAAGCTAGATAGAAAATTCTACCTAGTTCCTTTTGTACTATAAGAAAATAAAGTTTTAACTTATTTTTGAGCTTGTTCAACAAATTCAACAAAATTATTAAATGCTAAATCAATAGCATGAATAGTCTCTTGATCTAATAAGTCTCCAGTATTTTTATCGAACTTATCTACAGCATGACCAATTAAAACTTCATTTCCTGGCAAAACATTTGCACTTTGATCAGGAGAAAGCAAAATTTCACGCATTTCTTCTTGTGCTCTTGAAGCACCTTGAATTCCGTAAGATGTACCTAATACCATTGCTGGTTTCATCTTCATTACATCTGCATTTCCTTGAGCATGGCTTCCAGTCCATTCCATTGCACTCTTCAATGCAGAAGGAATACCATGGTCATATTCTGGAGTAGCAAAAATCACACCATCTGCTTCACGGATCTTATTTTTGAATTCTTCAACCTTACTATCTGGTTGTGCTTCTTTTTTAAAACGAGGTAAATCAGCAATTTCATATACTTCAATTTCAGCTTGCTCCTTATACCGCTTAGCCATAAATTGATCTAAAAAACGATTATATGAAAAATCTGCATTCGTACCAACAATTGCTAGTAATTTCATGTCTCGTCCCTCCTACTTACTTACTTCAACATAAAAACTATCAAATTCATCAAAGAAATGATCTAAAAACTTAACAGTTCCAGCTGGTAAGTTTCCGTTTTCGTCAAATTGCTCTGGAGCTGTTCCCATCATAAATTCATCACCATTAAATACTTTGGCACCAAAACCAGGAGAAGAAAGCACCAGCTTTAAATGACTTTGTCCACGAGCAGA
Protein-coding regions in this window:
- the noc gene encoding nucleoid occlusion protein, whose amino-acid sequence is MAFSLFGNRQKKIPESKQVQEIELDKIMPNRYQPRHTFSDESIEELATTLKEQGLLQPIILRKPADGPEGEYEIIAGERRFRAAQSLKWAKIPAIVEDMDDEKAASLALVENLQRENLNPIDEAQAYVQLMKVNNLTQTELAEQMGKTQSYIANKIRLLKLTPKVQGFLIDKKISQRHGRALLVLNEEDQDTAVSEIIKSGLTVKETEEMVKDLDGYFAAQEKEKEEELEENKSEQTKKPKKKVQVRTANDFKVQINTIKKAIKMAKDSGMTVKYKEDKKGDSYKITIELLKK
- a CDS encoding ParB/RepB/Spo0J family partition protein, with product MVKNSKEPKKRGLGRGLEALFDETPQVQETEEITEISLDEIRPNPYQPRKTFDNKSLKELSESIKENGVFQPIIIRKSVNGYEIIAGERRFRASKLAKKKTIPAIIREFDEAQMMEVAVLENLQREDLTPLEEAQAYEMLQKNLGLTQAEVSKRLGKSRPYIANYLRLLTLPQKTKRLLQRGELSMGQARTLLGLKDKDSIDDLARKVVKNGITVRQLESLVAKLNEKEKKPKKKSIKKSAFIRATESQLTDKFGTSVNITEGKKGNGHLAIDFASTDELNRILDLLGINLDK
- a CDS encoding MupG family TIM beta-alpha barrel fold protein; translation: MLGFSVYLDKDLTADDHNYLLGMRNAGFKEVFTSLTGLKDEADTVLKRLDQLTSWCKDLELKVMADVSQDDLHYLGYDLADAEKLKTLNVTGLRINDQVLMRFVSKLSKTMWVSLNAIYLQPEDITHLKEEAANFDHIRALFDFYSQPETGMDEKWFEEKNQWLHNCNLETAAFISGDGAKRGPFFAGETTLESQRGVYPLAAALNLKDLTCNNVIVGDRLTSETIKSFARYTKDHAITLHVDEKNTFLNKNQWHNYLYLAQDIVRLRSEGELPKFEAQDLPLDRPVGTISINSNGLNSNEIHIAKRNLPANKEGRILGRICDEECSLLLHIEPGQKVIFKNLEK
- a CDS encoding DUF1129 domain-containing protein; this encodes MDPKDQNKSENTEAAKNSTAGNAQQEKLKKAHEQNARDEEIKKMSPKELRNKLSNKNQDYIFRLEKFLTEDQNYTMDQVEPAIDQILPEIIVAQRKGIPASNLYQKAPREKAIEIANPKKEAPKTKFWMHAVDNGLLYFVIFAGFFGVVQLFSNSSKQQDGMQQMGILTVASVTILFGILMAYYNDLIIRDKSKRPPMWQIILIGVFLVGIIMVWITFTSMPFVRVINPVLNPWVYIVLAVIAFFVRRWFRQKYHVVDPLQIKRQNEIAARRQNRRN
- the nfr2 gene encoding NADH-dependent flavin reductase subunit 2; the encoded protein is MKLLAIVGTNADFSYNRFLDQFMAKRYKEQAEIEVYEIADLPRFKKEAQPDSKVEEFKNKIREADGVIFATPEYDHGIPSALKSAMEWTGSHAQGNADVMKMKPAMVLGTSYGIQGASRAQEEMREILLSPDQSANVLPGNEVLIGHAVDKFDKNTGDLLDQETIHAIDLAFNNFVEFVEQAQK
- the rsmG gene encoding 16S rRNA (guanine(527)-N(7))-methyltransferase RsmG; translation: MNPEIFAKELAKYGFKLNDKQKEQFATYYDKLVEFNKKVNLTRITDKNEVYLKHFFDSITPLLEFPDLFKGEKTLCDVGAGAGFPSLPIKILCPNLSITIVDSLGKRLKFLDELVNDLGLDKVTLVHSRAEDAGQNKDLREKFDLVTGRAVARMSVLSEYCVPLAKVGGYLVALKGPKAQDELAEAKHAIDVLGGKVEDVKELTLPDTDDDRTLIVVEKMKATPKKYPRQAGTPNKKPL
- the ychF gene encoding redox-regulated ATPase YchF — encoded protein: MSLTAGIVGLPNIGKSTLFNAITKAGAEMANYPFATIEPNVGMVEVPDSRLARIQELIPAKKIVHTTFEFTDIAGLVKGASKGEGLGNKFLENIRQTDAIVHVVRAFDDDNITSVTGKVDPEEDINTINLELAIADLDAVNRRIGKVQKVAQQGDKEAKAELAVLNKLKPVLEEGKAARSIDFNEDEQKIVKGLFLLTSKPVIYVANIAESSMADPESDKYYQIVKKHAESENAEALGISAATEEEIASMDEDERKEFLEMEGVEESGLDRLIKAAYHILGLRTFFTAGGPETRAWTFHEGMKAPQVAGVIHSDFERGFIRAEVVSFDDLNELETMQKVKEAGKLRLEGKDYVVQDGDIIEFRFNV
- a CDS encoding CvpA family protein, whose product is MIVTLIVILYLGYQTYKGYQLGFAQRVINMIFGAIVFAAAILGQNSLGNWFYQQFSGKVVPTTGNISLEIIGYRFLAFFVIWFIGKMILKICKGWLPKRDRTKKGIGNLLDNVLGAIVSFIAAYFLVYVALSMCQAFQNPWFIQQTADSPILRVIIYNTPGLSNGVFKTIFGISRTVG
- a CDS encoding DUF951 domain-containing protein; protein product: MYHLGDVVQMKKPHACGENKWEILRMGADIRIKCLRCGHLIMMPRAEFNKKLKKVLHAANDPVNLKEEHYVPKENIAVPHFE
- a CDS encoding tyrosine-protein phosphatase, which gives rise to MIRPNILPLQHVPNARDLGGYVGFDGRKIKMHRLLRTGKLCRMTKEDETFLLNYGLTKIVDLRSPKEIELAPDVVPAGVEHIDNPIHGNQSAETDQKILQLKKTYTKDQYAGFKTMCHQYHSSVSKEYSQKAFNSLLNIFANTKDGAIIFHCSEGKDRTGLATVLILYLLGVDMETIRQDYLFSNLMLGNYQAKMNQKIIDEGGSVILRANVRSLASVANEYLDTALLLIDEKYDGIDNYIKNVLKVDDEMIQSLRELYLEPKKASK
- a CDS encoding ParA family protein, with product MVQIISVANQKGGVGKTTTTINLGASITNHGYKVLIVDIDPQGNATSGLGIEKSTVDKDIYNVLIDEIPLSETIHHTETKNLDAVPATIQLAGAEMELTSMMARETRLKQGIDEVSHEYDFIFIDCPPSLGQLSINAFTASDSILIPVQSEYYAMEGLSQLLNTIRLVQKHFNKNLGVEGVLLTMLDARTNLGAEVVKEVQSYFNKKVYKTIIPRITKLAEAPSYGKPITEYAPKSRGSQVYDSLAKEVLKAHGKKL
- a CDS encoding FAD:protein FMN transferase encodes the protein MIQNYASTPISKVGRGLGTVITLQVYGDQNKKILDQSFDLIAGYEDRLTVNRDHSEVMDVNHAAGIRPVQVSASTYNLIKLAVYESKQNFGFNALIGPVVKLWHIGFKGAHVPTDEQIKEKMILTNPADVRLDDDNQTVFLTKKGMELDLGGIAKGYIADRIRDLWRAYDVRAGIINLGGNVLFVNSSPKRASGEWILGVQDPKKKRGNNLTTATVHECSAVTSGTYERFLEINGKKYHHIIDPKTGYPVKTHVAGVTLFTRDSVQAEIECKRLFFAGGPIPGWKNDKAGRYGAIFVYDDDSIERIGV